A single genomic interval of Zingiber officinale cultivar Zhangliang chromosome 4A, Zo_v1.1, whole genome shotgun sequence harbors:
- the LOC121972313 gene encoding uncharacterized protein LOC121972313, protein MTSSTSSALILAIILLLVAPLSPGNCASTGEGNALFFSFGGSEKNRSFATEFPLYGDAETNSSEVRVTRAANESSGLMIYWKPVRFFGTKPGFSSSFSFSVSLGNGGGLAFFLSPVNVPLEPANGDLSRLSTSVVAVKFVTTSSLVEVDVGGELLTKSSNLSDDGLLLILSRGEKLHSWINYDG, encoded by the coding sequence ATGACGTCCTCAACCTCTTCCGCTCTCATTCTCGCCATCATCCTTCTGCTTGTCGCCCCCTTGTCACCTGGGAACTGCGCATCGACTGGAGAAGGTAAcgctctcttcttctctttcggTGGGTCGGAGAAAAATCGGAGCTTCGCCACAGAGTTTCCCCTCTATGGCGATGCTGAGACGAATAGCTCGGAGGTGAGGGTGACGCGTGCGGCGAACGAGAGCTCCGGGCTTATGATTTACTGGAAACCAGTCAGATTCTTCGGCACCAAGCCCgggttctcttcttccttctcgttCTCTGTTTCGCTCGGCAATGGCGGAGGCCTAGCTTTCTTTTTATCTCCGGTCAACGTTCCCTTGGAACCGGCGAATGGCGACTTGTCTAGGTTATCGACCAGTGTCGTTGCAGTGAAGTTCGTGACGACATCAAGCCTCGTCGAAGTCGATGTTGGTGGAGAACTTTTGACAAAAAGCAGTAATCTTTCCGACGATGGTTTGCTTCTCATCCTCAGCAGAGGAGAAAAATTGCATTCTTGGATTAATTACGACGGATAA